The following is a genomic window from Antechinus flavipes isolate AdamAnt ecotype Samford, QLD, Australia chromosome 3, AdamAnt_v2, whole genome shotgun sequence.
CACttgcagtattttatttttctgatatgtAAAACAAAAGTATGTTCAGCCACAAATTGACAATGACAACACTGATAAATGAAACAAGGTCTCTAGAATTATCACAAAGAAACCATTTCAAATTTCTGAAAACATCTACCATCTTTCAAATCAGTTTTGAATATATAATACTGAATATAATGAAAACTCAAACTTAGTGCATTTCTTCAATGGATTACTTGGCTGAATGGTGAGGAAACTAACAATTTACTCATTAGCTTCCTTTTTGTAGCAagtaatccactggagaagggaaaaagcagTTTAATGGTACTAAAAAAAAGTCTATTGAAGAGTTTGTTTCTTGGGTGCACTGCATAATTTGGCCCTAATGTATGACTGACTTAATCACAATTCAATTTGCCACAAATGTTGTGTTCATTTATGTATAACTCTACTACTTACTTCCCCAAACTTGTTAAGAAACGACCAAATCACTTAGTTATGATACAACAttctatacaattatcttacattttcattttgttgattcACTGTATAAATAGTGAAGGATGAAGTCTCTTACTAATATGCATAAATGCTATTTGTCTTGTACTCAAATAGCTATGTAGAATGAATCTCatctatgtaaaaatattttattaacaaaatagCATTTACAATCATTCACAACCTGAAAATAAGCTTCGACCCAGGTCACttgaaatctttacaaactgtggTTATTCTGACAACTTAAGTATAGTAAATGCAGGTAACAATAAAAGCTTTAATACTATTCACATATCTGGAATTTCACAAGTTTCTTTACGATATGACACACAGATATACATTACCAAAATGTGGAGAATAAGGATCATTAAGGTAAAGAACTGATACTGAAATTATATACAAGAATAATAGAATTATTCAAATCTCATTACACTGTTCCAACTTAAAATGAAGAATAGTCTTGTCTGGAGAGATAAGTTTAGTTTTATGCTACTTAGGATGTACACAGATGGAAAGATAAGACAGTTGAAATGTGAATGGAAATACACAGCTAATTAAGTGATATCAAAACTGGAATGTTCTAAAGATGAATTAATTGGTCAAAGGTGGTAATTACTGTCTTGATAGAAGAcagtatgaaatgaaaaaagaagcaaaacaattgTACAACATACTCAAATTTTATACAAGCTGGatttagagagaaaatatatagcTCCCATTAAGACCATTtcagtatttattaattaaaactgTCATTCTGGATAGGCTAAGACCAAGGTGGCAGACTCAATCCACTGAGGAATAGTTAACTTTACAAAGAAATTAATCAGCTTTGAATATTATAGGAAAAGGCTAAGACCAAGGTGGCAGATTCAATCCAATGAGGAATAGTTAACTTTACAAAGAAATTAATCAGCTTTgattgctgaagaaaaaaaatttatggcTAATGAACAGACTAGTACAGGAGTAATATGAGAAATATTAGAAAGATTGGAGTCAGAGTGTGGAAGTCTTTCCTGGAATCAGGACTAAGAGTACATCCTTTATTTGGCAAGGAATGGGAAACTAAGGAAGGTTTTGAATAGAAGGATGACAGATTGGAAAGGTTAGAAAAAACTGCAAAGACTTGTACTCATTAGATATGTGGGTGGGGAAATACCTTAGGATGGTTCTGGGGTTGAGAATCTAGATGACATGGAATatgatatcaaaaaaaatttagaagctGGGGGAGAAAAAGGCTTGGAGAAGAGACAGATGAATTAAACTTTGGATCAAGTTTTTAATGTGGAGACAtccaattggaaaaatgaaaccaGAGTTGAGAAACACTAAGAGATATTGGACAGTTAGTGATGTTTGAAGATTCTTTGAGTTATGGGGATGGATGGGATGGATGAGATCaagagaaagaagtatggagaGATGAATTTCAAGAGTAAAGCTGGATTAAGAAgaggaaccttaaaaaaaaaatcaggaagaacaATGGGAGGCTATTAAATAGGACAGAGTAGTCAACAGggtgaaatatttataaagacacTGTTCTGTCACTGAAAAAAAGACACCATAATATAGCTTCTAGCAGTGCTGAGGGGTAGGTACCAAGCTGACCAAACATCATCTATCCTCATACATATTTACTGAGAGGTTGTTAAAACTGagtaaaagatggaaaaaaaatccaaacaggGTCCTGCTTTAAACTTATTGGCACAAATTAAGACAGTctgtgaagctttttttttcccccccctgGGAGAAATTAAGTGGTTTGAATGATAACCAAACACTAACTTTTGACACTAACTAGATACCACATGAACGttgacaagccacttaacttatACTTTCTGAAGTTACTTCCAACTACAAATTCTTAATTCAACTTATTAGCACCATACTTGAATTGAGAATTGTCAGACATATGGCACAGTGTGGGCTcaatcagaataaaatataattggaaaatatttagcaatataaattaaaatacaataaaaattaattaacattacattttaaaactaaggcAATATGTGAGTTAGAATCTTTAGGTATGGATTAGTatattccatttctatttgaattagaCATAATTGCTCTAAACATTACAACAGATAGAATAAACTTAGCTTGACAAAtccaatgaccaaaaaaattaagCTGAAACAATTATGCACACACATTAACAGTAAGCCAGACATTCCTTGCCTTCTGATAATGGTgaataaaggtaaaataaaatctataatgTAACTATTTTAAACACCTTGCATTTTCAAAAGCAGTTTGCCAATAACCAACAAAAATAACTCACAAAACTATCGTAGAGAATAATGACTTTTCAACAAATAGAATACTGTTTTCAAACTTTTGGAAAAATGACTGCATCTTACCAAATACATCAAATGGCAAGATAAAGTTTCCATCTATATTCTAGTCTTATTTTACAATGAAAAGCTTAAGGTTAAAGACTGGGCTTAATAAACCAATGCTAAATTAAGATCaaaagtattttctcatttgccAAGAGTGAAAAAAGATAACTTACAAAACTGTATTAAACAACTTgagagcaagggaaaaaaaagaattagcttTAAGGTAATCTGGAAAACTTCCAAAAAGTAGCATTAACTCACATTTATTTGAACAAATGAAAGGTAAACATGGTATGGAAAAGTCAAaagtaatctctctctctctctctcttttttttttaaacatttatcattgcAATACTTCAGAGGACCACTTCATTTTCTTCTggttaatattaaaattaaaagggaataaaagagaataaagtatttatgacagtgtctactatatgccaggtgctgtgctaaacagtttttataaatactatctcatttgatgctcacaacaaccctgtgagataggtactattattattcccattttcagttgaggaaactaaggcagatttATCCAGACTCATGAGAATTTGAGAGAAAATTCAAACTTAagtctgactctaggcctgataTAATATCCATTATGCTGATAGCTGCCTGAGTAAATAATTTTGCATTTCCAATGTACGTGACTCCAATAGATGGAAGCAACACAGCAGCACAGTGAGTAAAAAAACTAACTTGCTGAAGGGAAATTATGGTCAACTACATGTGGGCAAATTTTTAATACTGAAacattactcctttttttttcactcGGGTATTTTAGGTATTTGGCGGCttcaaaaatcatatattaatttAAGGCACTAACAATCTTTTTCTTTGACCAGAGAATTAAACTTGAGTTATGTCATCAAAATATCTGTCATCttattttagtatttatattgGCCCATATTAATGCAGCAAAAACCAAAGCCCAAAGTCAATGTCATCTTTCACTTCTCTTGATTTAGCACGTGAAAGATCTTTATTTAGTTTACAAAATGAGGACAAAGGAGGGGGGAAAATATCACTTACCTCTCCTCCAATGACCAGGTTCTTAAATAGTTTTGAAAATCATTGCTAAAAATTCAatgttatttaataatatatgGTGATGAACATTTTCAAAAAGCTATCAGGGTCCTAGATAATGAAAAGTTAAGACATAActcttatatttaaattttagaaattttgctTTTCCACATAAAGAATTCCAGTTAAATATGCCTTTTTACTTTGGTAAGAAATGAATCCAATCCTTGTAAGCATGGCGCCTGTTTCACAAAGGTTTGACAAGTTCCAATGATAGCACTTTTTAGATAAAAGCAACTTTTGGGTGATTAACATCTTTACAAATTAGAAATCTGATTAAGTGAAGCAAAGGACTTCAGAGATTAATCCAGTGCATCTCCTAGATTTAACAGAAAATGAGAGTGGAGAAATGAAGTAATCTGTTTAAGACTAAATAGCTAATTagcaagaaagagattagagCCCAGAGGCTATAATTCATAGGATCAGATTTAGGGGTAAAAGGGTCCTCAGAGGTCAGTCAAatccagtcattttacagatgaagaaattgagcacCAGGGAAAccaagttacttgcccaaggtcacacagatatgTTAGAGGAAGGATTTAAACTTGTCTCCTCTGattctagggccagtgctctttctaccacAACActctttattaaatttcttttaataataccCACTCTGAATCATTAACAATGGTAATTGATGATACAGTTGCATTTGAAGAACTGTCTTAATTCTGAACATTTATAATTTATGATACAAGGGAGAAATAAGCATATTATTTGGATAAACATTCTCTACCAAAGTTGTCTGTATTACCATATTTATGGATAATTAAAACTACTCACTGAATAATACTGATGGTTTTGTATTTCACTAATGCCCCAGGGTCTCACTTTAGTTCCAGAGATGTTCTAGGACTCCTGAGATCCCAGGGTGATTACTAGGCTAACAATCAGAGTTATTTTCAAGGAACTAAGCTGTTTTATTATCACCATCACTTTTTCAGAAAAGAAGCTAGTTATTGTAATTTCACTTTATGCCTAAATTCTCTTATGATATTGTGGATATAACCAACTCTTTACTATTTCATTTGTTAATTAGGTATCCAGTTATAAGTTTTATGGTTTAGGGATCTGTCAGGCATAATCAAATCATTTATCTTTGTTGTGTCAAAGGCCAgtctcttttaaaagaaaaatgattttatttttgtcacactaatttttaaagataaaagactaGATTGCCAATGTCAATTATCTTAAGCTTTAGATCACATTAATAATCCTTAAGTATTCTGATGGTGCACTCCGTTTTAGCTAATAGTAGAGAAATTAATGCTTAAAAGTTTTTAAACAGTTTAAGAGATCACTTGAATATAGTATCACTTTCACTTTAGGTTAGGTAGTAAATAGATGTCTTGGAGGCTATTGTTATTAATGTAAATGGATTTCTTAGTAGATTAGAATTGCTTAGGTTTAAACCTGCATACTAGTTGAACAATACAGTCCTGAGGGTCTATGTCTGCTACTACCAATTACTGTCAACCTATTTAGAAGAAATTTAATTTCCAAAGTGGAATCAAGACAAAAATTTTCATACAAATATACAGAATGGCCAACATactttatgaaatatataaaaaattataaaatcataaaaaataaaaagcccatattttgatttttaacgTTTGATGGTCTTTATTTACAACTTTGTTGGCAAAAAAATGCAGAGGGAAAATTTAAAACGGTTTACAAAGGGCATTCCAGATGATGCTGTCAGTTTAAAGAACCTGCATCTTTAATGTCCATCTGATTAATTATCCAAAGAAACCCAACACTGAATCTGCATAAGTAGTCTATTTATGAAGTACAGTGCTCTTATTTTaggcagttttttttaaaatatataaatacaaatgaaatcaaatcaCTCATCAAAAAGATGCAGCTTAAATGAGGGATATTTTCAATATGTATGTTGTACTTGGTAATAACACATGCCCAATGAAACTCACAAGTTGGAAAAAAGCAGTTATACTTTCTACTTCGAttatttacaaaatctttttcGTAATGACCATTATATTTCAGATTTCTTATGACCTACTCTGAACTTACTATGAGGTGTAGTCAAGGTCAGAATAGAGGTGGTAAGGAtgaataatcctttttttttttttttttttttttttgaggaaagggTACCTCCCCAAATCAGTGTGAGAAACCATAAACATCCTGTTTAAGAATTCtagacaggagaaaaaaaaaattattgtagtcAATTTCTATTTATGCTgagctgaaaattttttttcatttgacttgcTTGTTGTCATTCCTCTAGATCAAGTGTGTTTAATTCTTCTTCTAGTTCATCCAAATCCTCTCCAGTAAAAAGATTTTCATCAACAGGAACAGCACCAATAACTCCATTTTCCTgttcttcttcattattttcttccaaaTCACTTTGTTCTCCATTTTCTGCCCCACCTCCTGAAGCTTCACTCAATTTATTatctgaaaataaagaaaatcaataaacttgaaaataaaatagccaTTCCATCACTTGGCTGAAAAtctcctatttattctttttcccacGTAAAAACTGGTTTATAAGAGACTCTTAGTATTTGTTTCACTGTCATATATTATGGTATTACTGAGAACAAAACATATACGTCTACCCAAAAACAAAGTTCCTTGAAAGAAGAGATGTGTCTTActcatttctatctcttccttaaGGATGTAGTACACTTGCTTGTACAAAGTAGATATCAGTAAATATTCAGTGAATTAGATACTTTTGGTGGATCTCTTTTGAAGAATGTATGCAGTATGTGGACAAGATTCAGACAGGATGAGAAGACACATGGATGGAGTGGAATCTGTACAATATAGAGAGTACTTAAGTATTTAATGGAGAAAGTCCTAAGATATAAGATCCATCACAGTATTGAAGTATGACTTTTATAAAAATCTTGTATGTCAGAATGATGTCAAACTACCAAGTtgattacacatatatgtgtattaaaaCTCTAGTAACATTAAACAATGCAATTATAATTCTATTACTAACATGATAGAAGTGATAAATAAGCTGAAAtagtgctttttttaaaaaaattatacaaaaccTAAAGTTTCTTTATGACAGACAATTTATCTAGTAGTTTCAGCATACTGCTGTAATTTGGAGTCTGTAGACCTAGGTTTCAGCTCTGCAACTTATAATCTTCTTACCATTTCACTGTTTGGTTCCTGATCTAACCTATAAAATTAATAGTTTGCTGCTAAAATCTATACAGATTCTGTAAGATGTTCATTAAGTAATATTTGAAATAGAACTTTCAAATATACTATCTGTCTTGTGTACTTTCCAGTAATAATCTATGTCGATTGActgtctaatttttaaagaatagtgAAGTCTCAAAACTATTGTAATTATTAAATAGGGCAAAAGACTACACCAAAATTAAggaaattttacaaaataaagtgCTATATCATGTTAtctaagatataaagaaaatatactttatcTAGTTCTCAAGTGCAAGTTATAAACCAAGGGAAATATATACAATGTTATAGTCATCTTTTactattatattcatttcttaaCAATTAGGAGCAGAGATatatcaaaaaaaacaaaaaacacacatTTCTTGTGACTTTTAATTCTTgagaaaagtttttgttttttactataacttaattcaattttcttcatcttGGAAATATACATAAATTAGCCTACTTACCATCCTTCTCTACTGAAGTATATGTACTGAATCTTTCAAGACTAGCCACAGTGATACCAGTCTCATCCACATCCTTTGGAATATACTGGCTCAAATCTATATCATTTACTCTTACCAGATCTTCAACCTTcaagaaaaagcacaaaaatgaaaattctgttaGAATTATTCTGTTAGAATTATGAATGTTATAACAATCAGTCACTAATGTAATTTTTGTACAACACTTTTCAGAACTATCTAAATATCAACTCTCAAATGACCTCTTAACAAACTAATGTTACATGACACTAGGTAAAAATGCTCAACTCTGAATGACAATCTAAGCAATTTAtgcctatttaatttctttttgagcTCCTGAGTACTACATCTTAAGGGCAAATGGCCATTCCCTGAAATGTTATTTTATCCTTACTACCCTTTTCCAGAAGAATTTAGCCAATCTATTTGCTATTACTGCCATGTATATTCACAAATATGATTGTTTTGTtgactctgctttccccattacTTCTTTTACATTCTtcacctctcccctctccccgcCCCAACTCCCAATAATTCTGTTctgctattgattttttttggtttgttttacttAGTTTTCTACAAAATGCTCTGGATTCTGTAGGATGATCTGATGAggagagaattggattctgaaatcaGAGGCCCTAGACTTGACTATAGCTTTGTTACTTGTGTGATGTTAAGAAGCTTCATCTCCCTCCTTTTAAATGAGGGGACTGGATTCAACACTATCTTTAAAATCTATCGTTTTTAACAACAACTAAGTCATAATTAGccatcaaaaatattattttacctcATCACCACCAGTTCCTTGGGTATACTGGGTATCAtcagcttcttcatcatcatcatcaactaGCTCAGGACGAAATTCAAATACTTCACGGCCACTGATCTGgtcatgtatacacacacatacatattatattgcATATTCAAtgtcagaatttcagaattaaaaaaaatgaaaaaacttgtCTACAGCAAGTGTTTTGTCTAATGAACCATATATGGATACAACCATTAATACTAACATAATTATTTTAGAACCTACCACCAGTGCTTTTCCTGCTTTAaaatctgcttttcttctttccatatcTTGTTCAAGcttatcaattttttcttgtctttttcttttcttccatgcaAGAAAAGACTCTAAAGTGATTTTGGTAACATTTGGTCCTAGGGCAGAACgctaggagagattaaaaaatagttaatacctttttttttttttaaagaaagtcatATTTCCAATATTGTATCAAAAGGATAGCTCCTTTATAATGTCCCTGTTTCTAAGAACTATTTCTGAAgactcttttttattaaaataaggtTAACATTTAAGTTTCCCCCCCAAAACATCAAAAgacaataattctttaaaaatgaggtTCAATTTAATGTATTAAAATCTAATTGTATCAAACTTTGAATagtcaagtttttaaaaataaaattagaagcaaTTCTCAAAAGTACTTCATATAAGAACTATATTCTCAAgagccaaaaaaattaaatatttatcaccCAAGAAAGCAGtgaaataaaagtttaatttttttcttgtaatttaattattgataaggacaaatgaaaaataaaaatgttaactgaAGATCATGAATCATGTAATCTGTAAATCTAGGAATTAGGTTTCCGATGAACCCATATAATATAAATTgctcatttatataattttactcTATTGCAAATTATCTGTGCTGAGACAGAAAGAACAAACCTTAAGACACCCAAACAATCCACATTTCATTTCAGTCAGTTTCAAGCcctattcttctttcttccttggcTGAGCTGCTTGATTGCCGACAGGCCATAAATGAGGTGGTAATCAACAACTCCATTCCTTCTGATGAAATGGAGACCTACCAAGTCCTACTTATCTCACTGGTGCCTGCTAAAGATGCTGCAGGCCAAGGAATCTTAACTTGAAGTTCAACATCTCTAATCACACATATACCCTTTTTCAATACAgctggtttcttttataatcctagttattttattttatgaacttaaaaacattattctgagaagaggctTACAGGTTTCAAGTCCATTGGCACATCAAATAAACTATTAGGTAACCCAACCCAAGATTTTAAGGCCTTGCCATTTACCCTGCAGGTGAACTTTCTTTTAGGTGTTATTTCCCCCAGGAATTTGGGGGAGTTTTCTAAGCTATAGTAAGTGACACACATTAAGCATTAAtacttttaaatacttttaaaaaaatgcttttaaattgatttgctcattcctttctttttgataAAACTCTCACTATAATTAAAGTTGCAAAAGAGAAAGGTTTTgattctttctcttatcttcttcagttatgtctgactttgtgattccacatggattttcttggaaaagttaatggagtggtgtgccatttcctttacCAACTGATTAAGGCAAACGAGGTTAATTCactgacctgcccaggatcatacaagtagtgagtatctgagaactcaggtcttccaaattCAGTCCTAGCACTCTACTCATTGAGCCAGCTAGTTACCGAGCAAAAGCTTGAAGCTATCTCACTAAAATAACATATAAGCTCAATGTCAGAACAATAAAATCTTTACAATTAAACAGGCTATACCAATCATAGTTTTCAAATAAAACAGTGCTGCTGCCCTCAAGTGGTAAACATTAAAAACTCACAAATAAAGGCTTTCTTTAgggtcagaggaaaaaaaaataaaacaaaacttataGTTACCTCTCTTTCTATTAAATCTTCTAAtgaaatttcatcttctttttcttctttcttcttatctttttttaatacaaaacCAGGAGGAAGAGCATGACGATACATACAATTATCACCACCCCCTGGGCAAACCCAAAACCAGCCGTATTTGTTGTTTTCGATAGCATCAAGAAAATGCTTACACACCTGTAAAGAAACAATAATGTTCATGGATAATTGCTCCTCTGTCCTTGAACATTTTTTGTGACAATATTCAGAATACAGAAAAGGTAAATTCTTGTCTACACAAAATTTCAActtaaaaacaattgttttaaagaaaataaaaatgcaaagaaaaactttggagcttttaaattgtaaaataatgtaatggtcaattaattaaaaattatacttatacacacatacctacCCACCATAGATTTAATTgaattcttaaagaaatattcatataattcagcattaacatttataaagtttatGTTAATAGCCatcaaagataataataaaataatctatcTTAAATGTTTATTTGCCTTATAAAATACAAGCTTAGTAATCTGAGATAATTATGTAGGCACTGTTAATTTCTAATGACAATTTAGGCATTAAGAAATATGGAGGCATGAAAAGACAAAGCATactaaagaattataaattagaaataactACAAATTGCTATGATTATTAAAATTTGTATTATCTGCCTTAGTTCTTGACCTAGGGCAGATCATATGAACATCATCATATCAATACCTTGGACTGttaaagccattctccatctAAAACTTGTCTCCCTAAATggaaaaatgtttccttttactttaataattaaaaattataccaactgaaattttaattccaaaatttaaatccaattttcatggataggaaaaaataaaggaaggattCTGATTTGCCTCTAAACTCATGAttactttttaagaagttataaAATTTCAGGCAAAGCATGAAATGGGGAAGACATGGtaagttaaaaaaatgaatgttatggagaaAATATCATGAAGGATCCAAATGTAAAAATTAACCCCTACAAATAGCAAGAACCTATTTTTACAAAGTAAACAGAAGTTGGGAATTGTGTGAGACAAAGAATTAACATTCAATTTTCCAGATCCCAATGTCGGCATTTTTTTCCAACTAAGTGGTTGAAATTTAGTTCCCCTCAGAGAAACCAAGGGAACACAAGCACCAACTCTTCTTAAGAAGCTTACCTTTGACTCCCTGACTTAGGACAAGCAGTTAAACAGAGGTGGGAGAATGAGATAATTCTCTTTATGTCCTGCCATCTCCCCTCCTCcacaatatatagaaaaatataattggctTAGAGGTTAAAGCTTTTAGGGAAATAAAATCCAGGAGATAGGAGAGACAGGAATTACAATGGGGAAAGGGTGACAATACCTCCATCCTGTTGGCATTCTCACATCCCTACCCAGGGATCAGCCTAATAATCTATAGgagttaaatgaatgaaaaaaaaatctactgttcTGACTATGCCATGCATTTGGAAGACCAGATGTTCTAGGTAATTATTTTGGGCAGATATTCTAGATAAACAATGAATTGGCCTATGAGATGGGATTGTAGAAAATGATTGGAATATGCACCATTGGATGGATGACCAAatcaatgaaataacagattAATTTAAGGCATGACCTATTTTAAAGAGGCCAAATACCTTGCCACATTAATTTCTCCCTAATGATAACAAATACTGCAAACTCAATTCAAGAAAAGGACATACTATTtgagtttttggttttttcttttccgCCTCACCATGCTTCTTGTTCACCACTTCTTCTAGCTTTTTCTCATCCCAATTATCCATGGTATCTAGATATGAAAGatgttaaaattaatataataacagTTTATCCCTCTCTACACATTTGTTCTAAGAAAAAACTGGATATTTTATTCAAAGTAAATAACATCACAAAATTACTGCTAGTACAATTTattgttctttacatatttttaatttaacaacCCCCAAATGATAAGGAATTATGATTTTACAAGTCAAAAGAGAAAGAGCAATTTTTAGGCAAGCAATTCAAATTATATGTTTACTCAAGCAAGTTCTTTAAGGTACTGAACCCAACTACCAATGAACTAAAAAGTAATATTCGTATTTGATGCTAGAAAAACTACATACCTTTTTCAAGTTCTTCATCTCTTGCATCTATATAAACACTTcgtttttcacattttctttccagAGATAAATCATGGGAGAACTTACATTTATCTCCTTTAGTACATTGCCCTTGTTTGAAAAATGCACATACTACTGATTTGGGATCTGCACCTATatcaaatgaaaagataaaatttggCATTATAATCTTCTAGTGATCCTGTTTGGAAGTAGGCAGGATATAAATTCCAAATAAGTGaatcagttattattatcaccataaGAAACAAGAGGAACCATTTCAGTATGGACTATAGTAAGCTTTGGAATAAACTGACTGAGTTCAATGAACTGATAAAAGACAgagctataattatatataaataatcctattcatttttaaaagtccagATTTATGATATCATAGGGTAAACAAATATAGAAACTCCTCCATAGAAGAATATTAGTAACTAATTCATAACTTAAAGATAAGAGCAGTTGGGGCACCGAGAGATTAAGATATTTGCCTGTGGTTAACACATCTATTATGTATTAAGTCTTTCTGATAACTGCAAGATCACTTCACAACCATCAAATTTGGTTATCTCTttactatttaatttaattcaacaaacctCTTTAAATTACTTTGTGACAAGCATGTGCTACATACAAGCACACAAATA
Proteins encoded in this region:
- the ZC3H15 gene encoding zinc finger CCCH domain-containing protein 15, translated to MPPKKQAQAGGNKKAEQKKKEKIIEDKTFGLKNKKGAKQQKFIKAVTHQVKFGQQNPRQAAQNEGDKKLKKDDKKKELQELNELFKPVVAAQKISKGADPKSVVCAFFKQGQCTKGDKCKFSHDLSLERKCEKRSVYIDARDEELEKDTMDNWDEKKLEEVVNKKHGEAEKKKPKTQIVCKHFLDAIENNKYGWFWVCPGGGDNCMYRHALPPGFVLKKDKKKEEKEDEISLEDLIERERSALGPNVTKITLESFLAWKKRKRQEKIDKLEQDMERRKADFKAGKALVISGREVFEFRPELVDDDDEEADDTQYTQGTGGDEVEDLVRVNDIDLSQYIPKDVDETGITVASLERFSTYTSVEKDDNKLSEASGGGAENGEQSDLEENNEEEQENGVIGAVPVDENLFTGEDLDELEEELNTLDLEE